Proteins encoded together in one Piliocolobus tephrosceles isolate RC106 chromosome 15, ASM277652v3, whole genome shotgun sequence window:
- the SDC1 gene encoding syndecan-1, producing MRRAALWLWLCALALSLQPAMPQIVATNLPPEDQDGSGDDSDNFSGSGAGALQDITLSQQTPSTWKDTWLLTATPTSPEPTGLEATAASTSTLPAGEGPKEGEAVVLLEVKPGLTAREQEATPQPTETTQLPTTHQAPTARATTAQEPATSHPHRDMQPGHHETSAPAGPGQVDLHTPRTGDGGPSATERAAEDGASSQLPAAEGSGEQDFTFETSGENTAIVAVEPDHRNQSPVDPGATGASQGLLDRKEVLGGIIAGGLVGLIFAVCLVGFMLYRMKKKDEGSYSLEEPKQANGGAYQKPTKQEEFYA from the exons CAAATTGTGGCTACTAATTTGCCCCCTGAAGATCAAGATGGCTCTGGGGATGACTCTGACAACTTCTCCGGCTCAGGTGCAG GTGCTTTGCAAGATATCACCTTGTCACAGCAGACCCCCTCCACTTGGAAGGACACGTGGCTCCTGACGGCTACTCCCACGTCTCCGGAACCCACTGGCCTGGAGGCTACAgctgcctccacctccaccctGCCGGCTGGAGAGGGGCCCAAGGAGGGAGAGGCTGTAGTCCTGTTAGAAGTGAAGCCTGGCCTCACCGCCCGGGAGCAGGAGGCCACCCCCCAACCCACGGAGACCACACAGCTCCCAACCACTCATCAGGCCCCAACCGCCAGAGCCACCACGGCCCAGGAGCCCGCCACGTCCCACCCCCACAGGGACAtgcagcctggccaccatgaGACCTCAGCCCCTGCAGGACCCGGCCAAGTTGACCTTCACACTCCCCGCACAGGGGATGGAGGTCCTTCTGCCACCGAGAGGGCTGCTGAGGATGGAGCCTCCAGTCAGCTCCCAGCAGCAGAGGGCTCTGGGGAGCAG GACTTCACCTTTGAAACCTCTGGGGAGAACACAGCTATAGTGGCTGTGGAGCCCGACCACCGGAACCAGTCCCCAGTGGATCCGGGGGCCACAGGGGCCTCGCAGGGTCTCCTGGACAGGAAGGAGGTGCTGGGAG GGATCATTGCTGGAGGCCTCGTGGGACTCATCTTTGCTGTGTGCCTGGTGGGTTTCATGCTGTACCGCATGAAGAAGAAGGACGAAGGCAGCTACTCCTTGGAGGAACCGAAACAAGCCAATGGGGGGGCCTACCAGAAGCCCACCAAACAGGAGGAATTCTATGCCTGA